A single Primulina eburnea isolate SZY01 chromosome 11, ASM2296580v1, whole genome shotgun sequence DNA region contains:
- the LOC140806155 gene encoding probable LRR receptor-like serine/threonine-protein kinase At4g37250 — MSAPSFDNLRLWRWRNLAFIMLLRVRCFGLNADGLLLQSFKYGILGDPFGVLRNWNEYDETPCSWNGISCGTSGLAEAYLRVTGLSLPGCGLLGSIPSSLGMIENLRYLNLSSNSINGSIPETLFSASELQILDISNNMITGEFPELVGKLRNLQVLNLYDNALAGSLPRNLIALPNLTVVSLKNNYFVGSIPGGFNSVRILDLSFNLISGLLPPDFGGTSIAYFNVSFNTLSGEIPPEFGTQIPTNATIDLSFNNLTGPIPDSNLFFNQAINSYSGNPGLCGKPLNKLCSIPSSTATQPTVSSAPDSPSAIAAIPKTIDSDPETAAPGGRDAESSSKGRRTRLRTGAILGIVIGDAAGILILASIFIYVYHLKTKKKLDITIKKETEKGKDFGWTSESSSEEYNWLRTWSCLKKQRHPAAGDEEETSSVTTNSYSEEAENPPRNHELHGLQEQKKGSLVTVDGEKQLELETLLKASAYILGASGSSIMYKAVLEDGTALAVRRIGENGVERFRDFENQIRVIARLVHPNLIRIRGFYWGSDEKLIIYDFVPNGNLANARYRKMGFAPCHLPWEMRIKIAKGVACGLCYIHEKKHVHGNLKPSNILLGHDMVPKIGDFGLERLVSNYDSSKLPGGSAQNFGSKRSTASRDSFQNYSAEPTPSPSPSVIGISPYHAPESLRSLKPNPKWDVFAFGVVLLEILTGKVIVSEETGHGLAIGTLTSVEEDKEKILRMADVAIRADMEGNEDALLALLKLGYCCISCVPQKRPTMKEVLQSLEKIPCFSFSSSCPHGKL; from the exons ATGAGCGCTCCAAGTTTCGATAACCTCCGTCTATGGCGTTGGAGAAATCTTGCTTTTATTATGCTGCTTCGGGTTCGATGTTTCGGGCTGAATGCTGATGGGCTGCTCTTGCAGTCTTTTAAGTACGGTATATTGGGTGATCCTTTCGGAGTTTTGCGGAACTGGAATGAATATGATGAGACTCCATGTTCATGGAATGGGATCAGCTGCGGGACTTCGGGCTTGGCGGAAGCTTATCTTCGGGTTACGGGCTTGTCGCTCCCAGGTTGCGGGCTTCTGGGATCGATCCCGTCGTCTCTTGGAATGATCGAGAATCTTAGATACCTTAATCTCTCCAGCAATTCCATTAATGGTTCCATTCCCGAGACTCTATTCAGCGCTTCCGAGCTTCAAATTCTTGATATTTCGAACAATATGATCACCGGTGAGTTTCCTGAGCTCGTGGGGAAGTTGAGGAATCTTCAGGTTCTTAATCTTTACGACAATGCTTTGGCGGGGAGCCTGCCGCGAAATTTGATAGCTCTTCCAAATTTAACAGTTGTTTCTTTGAAGAACAATTATTTTGTTGGTTCTATTCCTGGTGGATTTAATTCAGTTCGGATATTAGATCTGTCTTTCAATCTGATCAGCGGATTACTGCCTCCGGATTTTGGCGGGACTAGTATCGCATATTTTAATGTTTCGTTTAACACACTCTCCGGCGAAATCCCGCCGGAGTTTGGCACACAAATCCCCACAAATGCCACCATAGATCTTTCATTCAATAATTTGACAGGCCCGATTCCAGATTCCAATCTTTTCTTTAACCAAGCTATAAACTCATACTCTGGCAACCCAGGGCTATGCGGGAAGCCGCTAAACAAGCTATGTTCAATTCCATCCTCCACAGCCACTCAGCCTACTGTTTCTTCTGCCCCTGACTCGCCTTCTGCGATCGCCGCCATTCCGAAGACCATAGACTCCGACCCAGAAACCGCGGCACCAGGCGGCCGAGATGCTGAATCTTCGTCTAAAGGCAGAAGAACCAGGCTGAGAACCGGAGCAATCTTGGGAATAGTAATAGGAGACGCAGCTGGGATTCTAATCTTGGCATCCATTTTCATCTACGTGTATCATCTGAAGACAAAGAAGAAGCTGGACATCACAATCAAAAAAGAAACGGAAAAAGGAAAAGACTTCGGCTGGACATCGGAATCATCCTCGGAAGAATACAACTGGCTGAGAACATGGTCTTGCTTAAAGAAACAAAGACACCCCGCCGCAGGAGATGAAGAAGAGACATCCTCGGTAACCACGAATTCCTACAGCGAAGAAGCCGAAAACCCGCCAAGGAACCACGAACTGCACGGCCTTCAAGAACAGAAAAAAGGGTCTCTTGTAACAGTTGACGGTGAAAAACAACTGGAGCTGGAGACACTGCTCAAAGCCTCAGCCTACATTTTGGGAGCATCGGGGTCCAGCATCATGTACAAAGCAGTGCTCGAAGACGGAACCGCACTGGCCGTCCGAAGGATTGGCGAAAACGGCGTGGAGCGATTCAGGGATTTCGAGAACCAGATCCGAGTAATTGCAAGATTGGTGCACCCGAATTTGATCAGGATTCGAGGGTTCTACTGGGGTTCCGACGAGAAGCTGATTATCTACGACTTCGTCCCCAATGGCAACCTGGCTAATGCTCGTTACA gaaaaatgGGTTTTGCCCCTTGTCATTTGCCTTGGGAAATGCGGATCAAGATAGCAAAAGGTGTCGCATGTGGGCTTTGTTACATCCACGAGAAGAAGCACGTACATGGAAACTTAAAGCCCAGTAATATTCTCTTGGGCCACGACATGGTGCCCAAGATAGGAGATTTCGGGCTCGAACGGCTGGTATCCAATTATGATAGTTCCAAATTACCCGGTGGATCGGCCCAAAACTTCGGGAGCAAGAGATCCACGGCCTCGCGAGACAGCTTTCAGAACTACTCCGCCGAGCCTACTCCAAGCCCAAGCCCTAGTGTGATAGGCATTTCGCCTTATCACGCTCCCGAATCATTACGAAGCCTCAAACCCAATCCGAAATGGGACGTGTTCGCCTTCGGTGTGGTGTTACTCGAAATTTTAACCGGAAAAGTCATCGTATCCGAAGAAACGGGACACGGATTAGCGATCGGGACACTCACATCCGTCGAAGAAGACAAAGAAAAGATATTAAGGATGGCTGATGTGGCAATCCGTGCTGATATGGAGGGTAACGAAGATGCCTTGTTGGCACTCCTAAAACTAGGGTATTGTTGCATATCTTGTGTGCCTCAAAAGAGACCAACAATGAAAGAAGTTCTCCAATCACTTGAGAAGATCCCatgtttttcattttcttcatcATGCCCTCATGGTAAGTTGTAA
- the LOC140806157 gene encoding pentatricopeptide repeat-containing protein At2g01860 has protein sequence MDIVLSCRCAYPVSNGKFIIFWSRKVFAAHSHRRKHESRKLELPKNLRNPRRTKLPPDFYPLVLHSEEPSLSSASSTDSTSIAPIVEKYRDETDDGDNADENLAWGSDEIEAISSLFQGRVPQKPGNLNRKRPLPLPIPHKIRPLGFPTPKKLTKNHLAVSVRQPISNQIYKNPTFLIGLAREIRSLPAETNVSTVLSQWAQFLRKGSLSLTIRELGHMSLPDRALHVFCWVQNQPHLFPDDRILASTVEVLARANELQMPFDLDKFAGLASRSVYEAMVKGFIKGGNLRLACKLLYAAKEGKRMLDSCIYAKLILELGKNPDRRVLTLPLLEELAARDDLKLTQQDCTSIMKVCIKLGKFDIVESLYNWFKNSGATPSVVMNTTLIHSRYSENKYREAMAVVWEMEASNTLFDLPAYRTLIKLFIALNDFPRTSRYFSKLKESGLAPAFDIYRKLISFYLASGRLAKCKEICQEAEMAGFEVDDRTRSQVHLGR, from the coding sequence atggatattgtgCTCTCTTGTCGATGTGCATATCCAGTTTCGAACggtaaatttataatattttggaGCAGAAAAGTTTTTGCTGCACATAGTCATCGAAGAAAACATGAGAGTAGAAAGTTAGAACTTCCCAAGAATCTTCGTAACCCACGACGGACAAAGCTTCCGCCTGACTTCTACCCCCTGGTGCTGCATAGTGAAGAACCTAGTCTGAGCAGCGCGTCATCGACTGATTCCACGAGCATAGCCCCTATTGTTGAGAAATATCGTGATGAAACTGATGATGGCGACAATGCGGATGAGAATTTAGCGTGGGGATCGGATGAAATCGAAGccatttcatctctttttcagGGAAGGGTTCCTCAGAAGCCTGGGAATTTAAACAGGAAAAGACCTCTGCCCCTACCTATTCCTCACAAGATTAGACCTTTGGGATTTCCCACCCCCAAGAAACTTACCAAGAACCATCTTGCTGTTTCTGTGAGACAgccaatatcaaatcaaatttaCAAGAATCCAACTTTCTTGATTGGATTAGCCAGGGAAATTAGAAGCCTTCCTGCTGAGACCAATGTGTCCACTGTTCTCAGCCAATGGGCTCAGTTTTTGAGGAAAGGGTCTTTGTCATTGACGATCAGGGAGTTGGGCCATATGAGTCTTCCAGATCGAGCTCTACATGTTTTTTGTTGGGTTCAAAATCAGCCCCATTTATTCCCAGACGATCGCATCCTTGCTTCCACGGTAGAAGTATTGGCAAGGGCAAATGAGTTACAAATGCCTTTTGACTTGGACAAGTTCGCTGGTTTGGCTAGCCGGAGCGTCTACGAGGCTATGGTAAAAGGTTTCATAAAAGGTGGAAACTTGAGACTTGCTTGCAAGCTTCTTTATGCCGCCAAAGAAGGTAAAAGAATGCTAGACTCCTGCATATATGCTAAGCTAATACTAGAACTTGGAAAAAATCCTGATAGAAGGGTGCTCACACTGCCTTTGTTGGAGGAGCTAGCAGCAAGAGATGACCTTAAGTTGACTCAACAGGACTGCACATCTATCATGAAAGTTTGCATAAAGCTGGGGAAATTCGACATAGTAGAGTCACTTTATAATTGGTTCAAAAATTCTGGTGCCACTCCTAGTGTAGTAATGAACACCACTTTGATTCATAGTCGGTATTCTGAGAACAAATATAGAGAGGCAATGGCTGTGGTGTGGGAAATGGAGGCTTCAAATACACTCTTTGATCTCCCAGCCTATCGCACCTTGATAAAGCTTTTCATCGCCTTGAATGATTTTCCGAGGACTTCAAGATATTTTTCCAAACTCAAGGAATCTGGTTTGGCTCCGGCTTTTGATATATACCGTAAGCTAATTAGTTTTTATTTAGCTTCCGGAAGATTAGCGAAATGTAAAGAAATATGCCAGGAGGCTGAGATGGCTGGATTCGAGGTGGACGATCGAACCAGATCACAGGTGCATCTGGGAAGATAA